A genomic window from Rosettibacter firmus includes:
- the dnaG gene encoding DNA primase — MKISEQKIEEIRSAVDIVDIISGYVHLRKRGKNFVGLCPFHHEKTPSFTVSGEKQIYHCFGCGAGGNVFKFLMDFKNISFKEAVEEIAEYAGIKIQYEKSELTGIQKELEELYEINVFAARYFVEILNKSPDAEEARLYLKKRNIKPQTQKIFGIGFAPFGWDNFLKAAKDNGIDLNKARALGLIDINEKGEYYDKFRGRIIFPIFSPNGRVIAFGGRILVEGENVAKYLNSPESQIYSKRKSLYGLFHSKEEIRKLDKAILVEGYLDLISLYQAGIKNVVASSGTSLTEEQVQLLSRFTKNVVLLFDADVAGQKASLRSIEILLKQDFDIKIMTLPKGEDPDSFINKFGKEKFEELISSAKDIVEYQTSQYESEGKFNDPSTATMAIREIVKTLALVNDELKRSLLIKSIVKKFGLRERVIEDELKKFLDSQQGKTIPQNLKTTSSNIIYENNISSFADITNISSYEKEIIRLLYSGNENIVEYILEKISPDHFTNPDLKYLVNLVVEGYNDKNISPAYLIDKITNDRLKNFIFKLTMTEEAISQKWDEFSLNGKIEKDSLEYAIETVLNFLIYQIEQEIKSNIKIMENTKDEHLHIELLNRNKELLNEKKILLNQKVKK; from the coding sequence TTGAAAATTTCAGAACAAAAAATAGAAGAGATTCGTTCTGCCGTTGATATTGTTGATATTATTTCTGGTTATGTACATTTACGCAAAAGGGGGAAAAATTTTGTTGGCTTATGTCCTTTTCATCATGAGAAAACACCATCTTTTACTGTAAGCGGCGAAAAACAAATTTATCATTGTTTTGGATGTGGAGCTGGTGGTAATGTATTTAAGTTTTTAATGGATTTTAAAAATATTTCTTTCAAAGAAGCAGTTGAAGAAATTGCTGAATATGCAGGCATAAAAATACAATATGAAAAATCGGAATTAACTGGAATACAAAAAGAACTTGAAGAGCTTTATGAAATTAATGTATTTGCTGCACGATATTTTGTAGAAATATTAAATAAAAGTCCAGATGCAGAAGAAGCACGTCTATACTTAAAAAAACGAAACATAAAACCACAAACACAAAAAATATTTGGAATTGGTTTTGCTCCATTTGGCTGGGATAATTTTTTAAAAGCAGCAAAAGACAATGGCATAGATCTAAATAAAGCCAGAGCACTTGGCTTAATTGATATAAACGAAAAAGGTGAATATTACGATAAATTTCGTGGAAGAATCATCTTCCCTATTTTCTCACCGAATGGTAGAGTAATAGCCTTTGGTGGAAGAATTCTTGTCGAAGGCGAAAATGTTGCAAAGTATCTTAATTCTCCAGAATCTCAAATTTATTCTAAAAGAAAATCACTCTATGGACTTTTTCATTCAAAAGAAGAAATCAGAAAACTCGATAAAGCAATACTTGTTGAAGGCTATCTGGATTTAATTTCACTCTATCAAGCAGGTATAAAAAATGTTGTTGCTTCTTCTGGAACTTCTTTAACTGAAGAACAGGTACAGTTGTTATCAAGATTTACAAAAAATGTTGTTTTATTATTTGATGCAGATGTTGCTGGTCAAAAGGCTTCACTTCGAAGTATTGAGATATTATTGAAACAGGATTTTGATATTAAAATAATGACACTCCCTAAAGGCGAAGATCCAGATTCTTTCATTAATAAATTTGGTAAAGAGAAATTTGAAGAATTAATTTCATCTGCAAAAGATATTGTTGAATATCAAACTTCTCAATATGAATCAGAAGGAAAATTTAATGATCCTTCTACTGCAACTATGGCTATTCGAGAAATTGTTAAAACTCTGGCTCTTGTTAATGATGAATTAAAAAGAAGTCTTCTAATAAAATCAATAGTAAAAAAATTTGGATTAAGAGAAAGAGTAATAGAAGATGAATTAAAAAAATTCCTCGATTCTCAACAAGGAAAAACTATACCTCAGAACTTAAAAACTACTTCTTCAAATATTATATATGAAAATAATATTTCTTCATTTGCAGATATAACAAATATATCTTCGTATGAAAAAGAAATTATAAGATTACTATACAGTGGAAACGAGAATATTGTAGAATATATTCTTGAAAAAATTAGTCCAGATCATTTTACCAATCCCGATCTAAAATATTTGGTTAATCTTGTTGTCGAAGGATATAACGATAAAAATATATCACCAGCATATTTAATCGATAAGATTACAAATGACAGATTAAAGAATTTTATTTTCAAGCTTACAATGACCGAAGAAGCAATCAGTCAAAAGTGGGATGAATTCTCTTTAAATGGCAAAATAGAAAAAGATTCTCTTGAATATGCAATAGAAACTGTGCTTAATTTTTTGATTTATCAAATTGAACAAGAAATCAAATCGAATATCAAAATAATGGAAAATACAAAAGATGAACATTTACATATAGAACTACTTAATAGGAACAAGGAATTATTAAACGAAAAAAAAATATTACTTAATCAAAAAGTAAAAAAATGA
- a CDS encoding alpha-amylase family glycosyl hydrolase, which translates to MNPTLYEINIRTFLKRFGKSAKLNEISEEYWNYFIQKKFDYIWLMGIWKTNKSVIEKYCFEDYLIQSYQKALKDWNKNDVIGSPYSIDIYEVNPEIGNFDMLLELKNFLNKNNIGLILDFVPNHFSAESQLIKKYPSFFLSVDKDTFEKDSNTFFKPFEDCEKYFAHGRDPFFPAWKDTIQVNYFSKDVREYFKKILIDLKKYCDGVRCDMAMLGLNNVFKSTWAGVIEKSNSDTLTTEFWSDIISTVKKERNDFLFIAEVYWNLEKDLQQLGFDYTYDKSILDKLKSGSALDINDHLTMDKEYQYKSVRFIENHDEERAIVSLGKEKSKAAAVIISTIPGMCLFHDGQFEGKKIKLPLQLGREPEEQIQSDLKEFYDKLLDIKSYDIFKKGNWKLLSTLPSWDGNHTFTNLLAWQWNLNSENCLVVVNFSNTTSSCRIKLDVRNYPETFEIRDELNKQTYFRSSEEVYHQGLYIELKPYQAHIFFY; encoded by the coding sequence ATGAATCCTACTCTTTACGAAATAAACATTAGAACATTCCTGAAACGCTTCGGCAAAAGTGCAAAATTAAATGAGATATCAGAAGAATACTGGAATTATTTCATACAAAAGAAATTTGATTACATCTGGCTAATGGGCATATGGAAAACAAATAAAAGTGTAATAGAAAAATATTGTTTTGAAGATTATTTAATTCAAAGCTATCAAAAAGCATTAAAAGACTGGAATAAGAATGATGTTATTGGCTCACCATATTCGATAGATATTTATGAAGTCAATCCAGAAATTGGAAATTTTGATATGCTTCTGGAATTAAAAAACTTTCTAAATAAAAACAACATTGGATTAATACTTGATTTTGTACCGAATCATTTTAGTGCAGAAAGCCAGTTGATTAAAAAATATCCATCATTTTTTTTAAGTGTCGATAAAGACACATTTGAAAAAGATTCAAATACATTTTTTAAACCTTTTGAAGATTGCGAAAAATATTTTGCTCACGGTCGCGATCCTTTTTTTCCAGCATGGAAAGATACCATTCAGGTAAACTATTTCAGTAAAGATGTCCGTGAATACTTCAAAAAAATATTAATTGATTTAAAAAAATATTGTGATGGCGTAAGATGTGATATGGCAATGCTTGGATTAAATAATGTATTTAAAAGTACATGGGCTGGAGTAATAGAAAAAAGTAACTCAGATACATTAACTACAGAATTCTGGAGCGATATTATTTCTACAGTTAAAAAAGAAAGAAATGATTTTTTATTCATAGCAGAAGTTTACTGGAATCTTGAGAAAGATTTACAACAACTTGGATTCGATTATACTTACGATAAAAGCATACTCGATAAACTCAAATCTGGCAGTGCACTCGACATTAATGATCATCTTACTATGGATAAAGAATATCAATATAAATCTGTGCGATTCATTGAAAATCATGATGAAGAAAGAGCAATAGTATCATTAGGAAAAGAGAAATCAAAAGCTGCAGCAGTAATAATTAGCACAATTCCAGGTATGTGTTTATTCCATGATGGACAATTTGAAGGGAAAAAAATTAAATTGCCATTACAACTGGGTCGTGAGCCAGAAGAACAGATACAATCTGACTTAAAGGAATTCTATGATAAGCTCCTTGATATCAAAAGTTATGACATTTTTAAAAAAGGAAACTGGAAACTACTTTCAACTTTACCTTCGTGGGATGGAAATCATACTTTTACTAATTTATTAGCATGGCAATGGAATTTAAATTCTGAAAATTGTCTTGTGGTTGTAAACTTTTCGAATACAACTTCTTCTTGTAGAATTAAATTAGATGTAAGAAATTATCCCGAGACATTTGAGATTAGAGATGAGCTCAATAAGCAAACTTATTTTCGTTCTTCTGAAGAAGTTTATCACCAGGGTTTATATATAGAATTAAAACCATATCAAGCACATATATTTTTTTATTAA